Genomic DNA from Salvia miltiorrhiza cultivar Shanhuang (shh) chromosome 1, IMPLAD_Smil_shh, whole genome shotgun sequence:
gctcagcttcaattggtttgctagaatgacaaagacagaaaggctgctgcgttgatcgaggtgtgaagacagattgaaatcagtcttcaagtgggagattgttagtaaaaaatggaagtaggtagccacctaccacctccaccaattgccacctaccaccatttgccacctaccacctccaccatTTGCCTATAAATTAACATCTTCTGCAGCATCCCaaacacaacaacaacaacaccaAACAACCATCAAAGCTTTCTactagagagagatagagaaagagagagagaaaaattcttgtgagagaaaacttcagtgtggaagttatacacgagtgataaaagtgagttgagagatagcctctgcgtaggcatatacaaaatacagtgtggtatttttgttgtactcctccttttgagattctctaatatattggtgtgggtccgtggacgtaggcagtttggccgaaccacgttaaaaatatcggtgtcatttatttttctcatttcatatcggtcgatatccaaaatATTGCGTCTAATTCCCCAACATGTTTTTCTATCTTTGGTGAATTCTTTACTCCCATATGTCCATGCAGGAATCAAAGTCCGGTCCTATTGCCCAGTAGGTAAAAGTGATAAGGGCAAGTTTGCTCTCGATATTGCTATGAAGACACTCAGTTTTTTCAAAATGTAAGATATCTATGGATCTATCTTCTTCTTTGAAATCAAGATTAATAAAGCAATCTGGTTTCCATTTGATGGAATTTCCATAGGTATTTCTCGACACCATATCCACTTCCAAAAATGGATATGGTTGCAGTTCCTGAGTTTTCTGATGCAGCCATGGAGAATTATGGTTTGATTACATTCAGAGAGAGCGAGCTCCTTCTTGATGAATTGCACTCCGCAGCAGCTAACATACAGAGGGTATGTGAAGAAGTAGTTTACGAAATTACTTTGTTCTCAAATACAGTACTACTTTTCTAAGAGGATTCCTGTTTCTTACATTCCATATATAATAGTATCATCTTTTTTTCCAATGCAGCTAACAATCGTCGTAGCTCATGAAGTTGCTCATCACTGGTTTGGTAACTTGGTGACAATGGAATGGTGGACTGATCTATGGCTTAATGAGGGCTTTGCTACATGGGTAAATTTTTTGATTTCCTTTGTATGGACTAAAATATTGttgctttcttttttttttcctaatttgGCCATTGCTGATGCTTTTAGGTGAGTTATTTGGTTACTGACAAACTATTCCCTGAATGGAACATTTGGAACCGATTTCTTCAAGAGACGGAAGACGGCTTGCAAATGGATGCATTGGAAAAATCACATCCAATTGAGGTAACATCCTGTCATGTCTTCCAAGACTAGTCTTTCTGTTGAATAACATGAGATCTTGTACTGCAGATTGAAATATCTCGAGCTCGAGAAGTTCTCGAATATTTTGACGACATAAGCTATAGAAAGGGGTGTTCCGTTATCAGGATGCTAACAAATTTCCTTGGTGACGAGATTTTCCAGGTGCGTTGCTCAGGTCTATCTTTCTCATGTGATCCAAGAAAAGCGAACTACTGACTTTGATTATCCTTGTTGTGAGGCAGAAGTCATTAGCTTTGTACACGAAGAAGTTCCGATTCAGCAATGCCAAGACAGAAGATCTATGGAAGGTTATCGCAGAGACTTCAGGAGTGGAAGTCGACAAAATCATGAACATGTGGACAAAGCAAAAGGGCTACCCTGTTATCACAGCAAAGCTGAAGGGCACTACATGCGAATTCGAACAGGTTTTTAGTTTCTAAAGAGAGACAAAAAGCCATTGTTTTGCGATGAATACTGGAAAAGTTAATTAATCTCATTCTTCTCTGCCATGTTCAGACCCATTTTTTGTCTTCAGCACTGGATTCTGATGCTCAATGGATAGTTCCGGTGACGTTGTGCGTATCTTCATACGAAAACCAGAAGAAATTTCTGTTAGAAGCTAAAAATGGGCAGTTGGATATTGGAGACATAGAAAACATTGAAGAGAATTGGTGGATCAAAATTAATGTCCACCAAGCTGGTTTCTACAGGGTGAAATATGACGATGATCTTGAAGCTCAGCTACGGAAAGCTGTAGCGAGCAATTACTTATCAGCATCAGATGAATTCGGTTAGTGGCACTCTCTAATACCCTTATTCATGATGGTTTCATATATACAGAGATTCAAGCTTTACAAATTCAGTTTAATCTTCTTCGAAAGGGATTTTGGACGACGCGTTTGCTCTCTGTGAGGCATGCTTGACACCGTTCTCGTCTTTGCTTCACTTGATGGATATGTACAGGAAGGATCTGGAATATATCGTGTTGATAAGGCTCATCAATGTaaattctcttctttttttctgtTAAATTACTAACATTCATTTTTTGAGGAACATTGTGTTAAATCTTTATTACACAGATGTGCTACAGTGCTTCAAGAATCATAAGAGATGCCATTCCAGATTTGGAGTCTAATTTAAAGCAATTCTTCACCAGTCTCCTCCAACCACATGCGGAGTGAGAAACATCAATGTCGAAGAATATatgtaaaaaatttatttgtcATTTTTTTCTCAAGATTGATGGTTTCTTGGACAGGAAACTGGGCTGGGATGCCGTACCGGGTGAAAGCCAATTAGATGAACTAAAAAGGGAGCAGGTTTTGACAGCACTAGCGAATCTCGATCATCTTCAGACGAAAGAGGAAGCAATAAATCGTTTCCAAGCATACCTGGAGGATAAAAACACCTCATTACTTCCAGTTAACACCAGAAAGGTAGCATCAAATATTTCTGTTCTGATCCACTGTTTCTCTCACTAACCTGTTCCATTCAAATGTCTTTGAT
This window encodes:
- the LOC130991016 gene encoding aminopeptidase M1-like isoform X4, which translates into the protein MATFKITLENIPSELTALSNMPVSEEKVHGHLKTVHFEESILMSTYLVAIVVGLFDYIEDTTDDGIKVRSYCPVGKSDKGKFALDIAMKTLSFFKMYFSTPYPLPKMDMVAVPEFSDAAMENYGLITFRESELLLDELHSAAANIQRLTIVVAHEVAHHWFGNLVTMEWWTDLWLNEGFATWVSYLVTDKLFPEWNIWNRFLQETEDGLQMDALEKSHPIEIEISRAREVLEYFDDISYRKGCSVIRMLTNFLGDEIFQKSLALYTKKFRFSNAKTEDLWKVIAETSGVEVDKIMNMWTKQKGYPVITAKLKGTTCEFEQTHFLSSALDSDAQWIVPVTLCVSSYENQKKFLLEAKNGQLDIGDIENIEENWWIKINVHQAGFYRVKYDDDLEAQLRKAVASNYLSASDEFGILDDAFALCEACLTPFSSLLHLMDMYRKDLEYIVLIRLINMCYSASRIIRDAIPDLESNLKQFFTSLLQPHAEKLGWDAVPGESQLDELKREQVLTALANLDHLQTKEEAINRFQAYLEDKNTSLLPVNTRKAAYVAVMRNTSSADKTGLRWLQKLYKEVDAVQEKTRILRCIGSSPDPAIVSEVLDFMLSDEVPQQDIVYVLRVLSWEGRAMAWMWLKENWDLILKKWGKETLLTYFIRDIITPFCSDDVADEAEVFFGGDDTLPSIALTLKQSLEKVRIKARWVEHIKQEKQLLVALVERLASK
- the LOC130991016 gene encoding aminopeptidase M1-like isoform X1, whose product is MEIQEQTIEKFKGQARLPEFAVPKRYELTLKLDLSACTFSGCVAIDASINEPTKFLVLNALELVVHRVSFTSSQKQKYVPSDIVVDSNDEILVLVFKEVLEVGYGLLEIEFSGLLNEHLYGLYRCTYSDKGEKKNMAATQFQAVDARRCFPCWDEPALKATFKITLENIPSELTALSNMPVSEEKVHGHLKTVHFEESILMSTYLVAIVVGLFDYIEDTTDDGIKVRSYCPVGKSDKGKFALDIAMKTLSFFKMYFSTPYPLPKMDMVAVPEFSDAAMENYGLITFRESELLLDELHSAAANIQRLTIVVAHEVAHHWFGNLVTMEWWTDLWLNEGFATWVSYLVTDKLFPEWNIWNRFLQETEDGLQMDALEKSHPIEIEISRAREVLEYFDDISYRKGCSVIRMLTNFLGDEIFQKSLALYTKKFRFSNAKTEDLWKVIAETSGVEVDKIMNMWTKQKGYPVITAKLKGTTCEFEQTHFLSSALDSDAQWIVPVTLCVSSYENQKKFLLEAKNGQLDIGDIENIEENWWIKINVHQAGFYRVKYDDDLEAQLRKAVASNYLSASDEFGILDDAFALCEACLTPFSSLLHLMDMYRKDLEYIVLIRLINMCYSASRIIRDAIPDLESNLKQFFTSLLQPHAEKLGWDAVPGESQLDELKREQVLTALANLDHLQTKEEAINRFQAYLEDKNTSLLPVNTRKAAYVAVMRNTSSADKTGLRWLQKLYKEVDAVQEKTRILRCIGSSPDPAIVSEVLDFMLSDEVPQQDIVYVLRVLSWEGRAMAWMWLKENWDLILKKWGKETLLTYFIRDIITPFCSDDVADEAEVFFGGDDTLPSIALTLKQSLEKVRIKARWVEHIKQEKQLLVALVERLASK
- the LOC130991016 gene encoding aminopeptidase M1-like isoform X3, producing MNISMAYIDVHHCSTYSDKGEKKNMAATQFQAVDARRCFPCWDEPALKATFKITLENIPSELTALSNMPVSEEKVHGHLKTVHFEESILMSTYLVAIVVGLFDYIEDTTDDGIKVRSYCPVGKSDKGKFALDIAMKTLSFFKMYFSTPYPLPKMDMVAVPEFSDAAMENYGLITFRESELLLDELHSAAANIQRLTIVVAHEVAHHWFGNLVTMEWWTDLWLNEGFATWVSYLVTDKLFPEWNIWNRFLQETEDGLQMDALEKSHPIEIEISRAREVLEYFDDISYRKGCSVIRMLTNFLGDEIFQKSLALYTKKFRFSNAKTEDLWKVIAETSGVEVDKIMNMWTKQKGYPVITAKLKGTTCEFEQTHFLSSALDSDAQWIVPVTLCVSSYENQKKFLLEAKNGQLDIGDIENIEENWWIKINVHQAGFYRVKYDDDLEAQLRKAVASNYLSASDEFGILDDAFALCEACLTPFSSLLHLMDMYRKDLEYIVLIRLINMCYSASRIIRDAIPDLESNLKQFFTSLLQPHAEKLGWDAVPGESQLDELKREQVLTALANLDHLQTKEEAINRFQAYLEDKNTSLLPVNTRKAAYVAVMRNTSSADKTGLRWLQKLYKEVDAVQEKTRILRCIGSSPDPAIVSEVLDFMLSDEVPQQDIVYVLRVLSWEGRAMAWMWLKENWDLILKKWGKETLLTYFIRDIITPFCSDDVADEAEVFFGGDDTLPSIALTLKQSLEKVRIKARWVEHIKQEKQLLVALVERLASK
- the LOC130991016 gene encoding aminopeptidase M1-like isoform X2 is translated as MNISMAYIDAVHHCSTYSDKGEKKNMAATQFQAVDARRCFPCWDEPALKATFKITLENIPSELTALSNMPVSEEKVHGHLKTVHFEESILMSTYLVAIVVGLFDYIEDTTDDGIKVRSYCPVGKSDKGKFALDIAMKTLSFFKMYFSTPYPLPKMDMVAVPEFSDAAMENYGLITFRESELLLDELHSAAANIQRLTIVVAHEVAHHWFGNLVTMEWWTDLWLNEGFATWVSYLVTDKLFPEWNIWNRFLQETEDGLQMDALEKSHPIEIEISRAREVLEYFDDISYRKGCSVIRMLTNFLGDEIFQKSLALYTKKFRFSNAKTEDLWKVIAETSGVEVDKIMNMWTKQKGYPVITAKLKGTTCEFEQTHFLSSALDSDAQWIVPVTLCVSSYENQKKFLLEAKNGQLDIGDIENIEENWWIKINVHQAGFYRVKYDDDLEAQLRKAVASNYLSASDEFGILDDAFALCEACLTPFSSLLHLMDMYRKDLEYIVLIRLINMCYSASRIIRDAIPDLESNLKQFFTSLLQPHAEKLGWDAVPGESQLDELKREQVLTALANLDHLQTKEEAINRFQAYLEDKNTSLLPVNTRKAAYVAVMRNTSSADKTGLRWLQKLYKEVDAVQEKTRILRCIGSSPDPAIVSEVLDFMLSDEVPQQDIVYVLRVLSWEGRAMAWMWLKENWDLILKKWGKETLLTYFIRDIITPFCSDDVADEAEVFFGGDDTLPSIALTLKQSLEKVRIKARWVEHIKQEKQLLVALVERLASK